The following proteins are co-located in the Ailuropoda melanoleuca isolate Jingjing chromosome 13, ASM200744v2, whole genome shotgun sequence genome:
- the PCYT2 gene encoding ethanolamine-phosphate cytidylyltransferase isoform X1 produces the protein MVHYGHSNQLRQARAMGDYLIVGVHTDEEISKHKGPPVFTQEERYKMVQAIKWVDEVVPAAPYVTTLETLDKYSCDFCVHGNDITLTVDGRDTYEEVKQAGRYRECRRTQGVSTTDLVGRMLLVTKAHHSGHEISSEYREYADSFGKCPGGRNPWTGVSQFLQTSQKIIQFASGKEPQPGETVIYVAGAFDLFHIGHVDFLEKVHGLAEKPYVIAGLHFDQEVNHYKGKNYPIMNLHERTLSVLACRYVSEVVIGAPYAVTAELLDHFKVDLVCHGKTEIVPDKDGSDPYQEPKRRGIFCQIDSGSDLTTDLIVQRIIKNRLEYEARNQKKEAKELAFLEARRRQEVPRERESDWDF, from the exons ATGGTGCACTACGGCCACTCTAACCAGCTGCGCCAGGCGCGGGCCATGGGCGACTACCTGATCGTAGGTGTGCACACCGATG AGGAGATCTCCAAGCACAAGGGGCCCCCGGTGTTCACTCAGGAGGAGAGGTACAAGATGGTGCAGGCCATCAAGTGGGTGGACGAGGTGGTGCCGGCGGCCCCCTACGTTACCACGCTGGAGACGCTGGACAAGTACAGCTGCGACTTCTGTGTCCATGGCA ATGACATCACGCTGACCGTAGACGGCCGCGACACCTACGAGGAAGTGAAGCAGGCCGGGAGGTACAG agAGTGCAGGCGCACCCAGGGCGTGTCCACGACGGACCTCGTCGGCCGGATGTTGCTGGTGACCAAGGCCCATCACAGTGGGCAC GAGATATCCTCCGAGTACAGGGAATACGCAGACAGCTTCGGCAAG TGTCCTGGGGGGCGGAACCCTTGGACGGGGGTGTCGCAGTTTCTGCAGACATCTCAGAAGATCATCCAGTTTGCTTCTGGGAAGGAACCCCAGCCCGGGGAGACAGTCATCTACGTGGCCGGCGCCTTCGACCTGTTCC ACATTGGCCATGTGGACTTCCTGGAGAAGGTGCACGGCCTGGCAGAGAAGCCGTACGTCATCGCTGGCTTGCACTTTGACCAG GAGGTCAACCACTACAAGGGGAAGAACTACCCCATCATGAACCTGCACGAGCGGACCCTGAGCGTGCTGGCCTGCCGG TATGTGTCAGAAGTGGTGATCGGGGCCCCGTACGCGGTCACAGCAGAGCTCCTGGACCACTTTAAG gtGGACCTGGTGTGTCACGGGAAGACGGAAATCGTGCCTGACAAGGACGGCTCAGATCCTTACCAG GAGCCCAAGAGAAGGGGCATCTTCTGCCAGATCGACAGCGGGAGTGACCTTACCACGGACCTCATCGTCCAGCGGATCATCAAGAACAG GCTAGAGTATGAGGCCCGGAACCAGAAGAAAGAGGCCAAGGAGCTGGCTTTCCTGGAGGCCCGGAGGCGGCAGGAGGTGCCTCGCGAGAGGGAGAGCGACTGGGACTTCTGA
- the PCYT2 gene encoding ethanolamine-phosphate cytidylyltransferase isoform X3 yields MVHYGHSNQLRQARAMGDYLIVGVHTDEEISKHKGPPVFTQEERYKMVQAIKWVDEVVPAAPYVTTLETLDKYSCDFCVHGNDITLTVDGRDTYEEVKQAGRYRECRRTQGVSTTDLVGRMLLVTKAHHSGHEISSEYREYADSFGKPPHLTPARETLCSEGSSQCPGGRNPWTGVSQFLQTSQKIIQFASGKEPQPGETVIYVAGAFDLFHIGHVDFLEKVHGLAEKPYVIAGLHFDQEVNHYKGKNYPIMNLHERTLSVLACRYVSEVVIGAPYAVTAELLDHFKVDLVCHGKTEIVPDKDGSDPYQEPKRRGIFCQIDSGSDLTTDLIVQRIIKNRLEYEARNQKKEAKELAFLEARRRQEVPRERESDWDF; encoded by the exons ATGGTGCACTACGGCCACTCTAACCAGCTGCGCCAGGCGCGGGCCATGGGCGACTACCTGATCGTAGGTGTGCACACCGATG AGGAGATCTCCAAGCACAAGGGGCCCCCGGTGTTCACTCAGGAGGAGAGGTACAAGATGGTGCAGGCCATCAAGTGGGTGGACGAGGTGGTGCCGGCGGCCCCCTACGTTACCACGCTGGAGACGCTGGACAAGTACAGCTGCGACTTCTGTGTCCATGGCA ATGACATCACGCTGACCGTAGACGGCCGCGACACCTACGAGGAAGTGAAGCAGGCCGGGAGGTACAG agAGTGCAGGCGCACCCAGGGCGTGTCCACGACGGACCTCGTCGGCCGGATGTTGCTGGTGACCAAGGCCCATCACAGTGGGCAC GAGATATCCTCCGAGTACAGGGAATACGCAGACAGCTTCGGCAAG CCCCCTCACCTGACACCCGCCAGGGAGACACTTTGCTCAGAAGGCTCCTCCCAG TGTCCTGGGGGGCGGAACCCTTGGACGGGGGTGTCGCAGTTTCTGCAGACATCTCAGAAGATCATCCAGTTTGCTTCTGGGAAGGAACCCCAGCCCGGGGAGACAGTCATCTACGTGGCCGGCGCCTTCGACCTGTTCC ACATTGGCCATGTGGACTTCCTGGAGAAGGTGCACGGCCTGGCAGAGAAGCCGTACGTCATCGCTGGCTTGCACTTTGACCAG GAGGTCAACCACTACAAGGGGAAGAACTACCCCATCATGAACCTGCACGAGCGGACCCTGAGCGTGCTGGCCTGCCGG TATGTGTCAGAAGTGGTGATCGGGGCCCCGTACGCGGTCACAGCAGAGCTCCTGGACCACTTTAAG gtGGACCTGGTGTGTCACGGGAAGACGGAAATCGTGCCTGACAAGGACGGCTCAGATCCTTACCAG GAGCCCAAGAGAAGGGGCATCTTCTGCCAGATCGACAGCGGGAGTGACCTTACCACGGACCTCATCGTCCAGCGGATCATCAAGAACAG GCTAGAGTATGAGGCCCGGAACCAGAAGAAAGAGGCCAAGGAGCTGGCTTTCCTGGAGGCCCGGAGGCGGCAGGAGGTGCCTCGCGAGAGGGAGAGCGACTGGGACTTCTGA
- the PCYT2 gene encoding ethanolamine-phosphate cytidylyltransferase isoform X2, producing the protein MVHYGHSNQLRQARAMGDYLIVGVHTDDDITLTVDGRDTYEEVKQAGRYRECRRTQGVSTTDLVGRMLLVTKAHHSGHEISSEYREYADSFGKCPGGRNPWTGVSQFLQTSQKIIQFASGKEPQPGETVIYVAGAFDLFHIGHVDFLEKVHGLAEKPYVIAGLHFDQEVNHYKGKNYPIMNLHERTLSVLACRYVSEVVIGAPYAVTAELLDHFKVDLVCHGKTEIVPDKDGSDPYQEPKRRGIFCQIDSGSDLTTDLIVQRIIKNRLEYEARNQKKEAKELAFLEARRRQEVPRERESDWDF; encoded by the exons ATGGTGCACTACGGCCACTCTAACCAGCTGCGCCAGGCGCGGGCCATGGGCGACTACCTGATCGTAGGTGTGCACACCGATG ATGACATCACGCTGACCGTAGACGGCCGCGACACCTACGAGGAAGTGAAGCAGGCCGGGAGGTACAG agAGTGCAGGCGCACCCAGGGCGTGTCCACGACGGACCTCGTCGGCCGGATGTTGCTGGTGACCAAGGCCCATCACAGTGGGCAC GAGATATCCTCCGAGTACAGGGAATACGCAGACAGCTTCGGCAAG TGTCCTGGGGGGCGGAACCCTTGGACGGGGGTGTCGCAGTTTCTGCAGACATCTCAGAAGATCATCCAGTTTGCTTCTGGGAAGGAACCCCAGCCCGGGGAGACAGTCATCTACGTGGCCGGCGCCTTCGACCTGTTCC ACATTGGCCATGTGGACTTCCTGGAGAAGGTGCACGGCCTGGCAGAGAAGCCGTACGTCATCGCTGGCTTGCACTTTGACCAG GAGGTCAACCACTACAAGGGGAAGAACTACCCCATCATGAACCTGCACGAGCGGACCCTGAGCGTGCTGGCCTGCCGG TATGTGTCAGAAGTGGTGATCGGGGCCCCGTACGCGGTCACAGCAGAGCTCCTGGACCACTTTAAG gtGGACCTGGTGTGTCACGGGAAGACGGAAATCGTGCCTGACAAGGACGGCTCAGATCCTTACCAG GAGCCCAAGAGAAGGGGCATCTTCTGCCAGATCGACAGCGGGAGTGACCTTACCACGGACCTCATCGTCCAGCGGATCATCAAGAACAG GCTAGAGTATGAGGCCCGGAACCAGAAGAAAGAGGCCAAGGAGCTGGCTTTCCTGGAGGCCCGGAGGCGGCAGGAGGTGCCTCGCGAGAGGGAGAGCGACTGGGACTTCTGA